A genomic segment from Alteribacillus bidgolensis encodes:
- a CDS encoding small, acid-soluble spore protein, alpha/beta type has translation MGRRNKILVPESRNQLDQLKAKVSNANNAENAKFETAEEHGVTINHGYNGEIKAKDAGKIGGNIGGKMVRELVKMAEQQLNERKPSE, from the coding sequence ATGGGGAGAAGAAACAAGATTCTCGTTCCTGAATCGAGAAATCAATTAGATCAACTAAAAGCAAAAGTCTCTAATGCCAATAATGCAGAGAATGCGAAGTTTGAAACAGCTGAGGAACACGGTGTTACAATAAACCACGGCTATAATGGGGAAATAAAAGCGAAAGATGCAGGGAAAATCGGCGGCAATATCGGTGGGAAAATGGTCAGGGAACTAGTAAAAATGGCCGAACAGCAATTAAATGAAAGAAAACCGTCTGAGTGA
- a CDS encoding YozQ family protein gives MNNNQQHSKIDADKTYHPSDYTSTDQSSKGLASTHEQVSDTYTEGTIDGSIDEVDENGNLVSHEGRKLKRK, from the coding sequence ATGAATAATAATCAGCAGCATTCGAAAATAGATGCAGATAAAACCTATCATCCTTCAGATTATACAAGTACTGACCAATCATCAAAGGGATTGGCATCTACCCACGAACAAGTATCTGATACGTACACGGAAGGCACGATTGATGGTTCAATAGATGAAGTAGATGAAAACGGCAATTTAGTCTCACATGAAGGAAGAAAACTAAAACGAAAATAA
- a CDS encoding catalase, which produces MDEQKNKKSLHKYDQKEETLTNQQGHPVTDNQNTRTVGNRGPTTLENYDFLEKISHFDREKVPERIVHARGAGAHGYFEAYGKVGDEPISKYTRAKLFQEKGKQTPVFVRFSTVNHGKHSPETLRDPRGFAVKFYTEDGNWDLVGNNLKIFFIRDPIKFPDFVHAFQPDPVTNIQDGERIFDFISQSPEAMHMITFLFSPWGIPANYREMQGSGVNTYKWINEQGESVLVKYHWEPKQGIKNLTQKEAEEIQGKNFNHATQDLFEAIEKGDYPEWELYVQIMTDDEHPELEFDPLDPTKLWYKDDFPWHPVGKMVLNKNPDDFHAEVEQAAFGTGVLVDGLDFSDDKLLQGRTFSYSDTQRYRVGSNYLQLPINKPKHKPATNQHGGQMDFRTDYGEHDNPHVNYEPSLIAGLKEAENPGKEHEPYVEGHLKREPIDRTNNFEQAGETYRRLSEWEREDLISNLVNTLKPCRKDIQDEMVELFYKCDENYGNRVEEGLKQKDKMGSKGPIGTEDSAEAVRQAEEIAHPSDQY; this is translated from the coding sequence ATGGATGAACAAAAAAATAAAAAAAGTTTACACAAGTATGACCAAAAAGAAGAAACGTTAACGAACCAGCAGGGGCATCCAGTGACGGATAATCAAAATACGCGAACAGTAGGCAACCGCGGCCCAACTACTTTGGAAAACTATGATTTCCTTGAAAAAATCAGTCATTTTGACCGGGAAAAAGTACCGGAACGTATTGTTCACGCACGCGGAGCAGGAGCGCATGGTTATTTTGAAGCATATGGGAAAGTGGGAGATGAACCGATCTCCAAATATACGAGAGCTAAACTTTTTCAAGAAAAAGGAAAGCAAACGCCGGTGTTTGTTCGTTTTTCTACAGTGAATCACGGAAAACATTCACCCGAAACACTGCGCGATCCAAGAGGATTTGCTGTGAAATTTTACACAGAAGATGGCAACTGGGATTTAGTGGGAAACAATTTAAAAATATTTTTTATCCGTGATCCTATTAAATTCCCTGATTTTGTTCATGCCTTTCAGCCAGATCCGGTGACAAACATACAAGACGGAGAGCGTATTTTTGATTTTATTTCTCAATCTCCAGAAGCGATGCACATGATTACTTTTTTATTTTCCCCGTGGGGTATTCCAGCTAACTATCGTGAAATGCAAGGTTCTGGCGTAAATACGTATAAATGGATTAATGAACAAGGGGAATCGGTTCTCGTGAAATACCATTGGGAACCCAAACAGGGCATTAAAAATTTAACGCAAAAGGAAGCCGAAGAAATACAGGGCAAAAATTTCAACCACGCTACGCAGGATTTATTTGAAGCGATTGAAAAAGGAGATTACCCGGAATGGGAACTGTATGTACAAATCATGACTGACGATGAACATCCAGAACTTGAATTTGATCCGTTAGACCCTACGAAGCTGTGGTACAAAGACGACTTTCCATGGCATCCTGTTGGAAAAATGGTGTTAAATAAAAATCCGGATGATTTTCATGCTGAAGTAGAACAAGCCGCATTTGGTACCGGTGTCCTTGTAGACGGACTTGACTTTTCAGATGATAAACTGCTGCAAGGCCGGACCTTTTCCTATTCGGATACACAAAGATACCGGGTGGGCAGTAACTATTTACAGCTTCCCATTAATAAACCTAAACATAAGCCTGCAACCAACCAGCATGGTGGACAAATGGATTTTAGAACGGATTATGGAGAACATGACAATCCGCATGTGAATTACGAACCTTCGTTGATTGCTGGACTGAAAGAAGCTGAGAATCCAGGCAAAGAACACGAACCTTATGTGGAAGGGCATTTAAAACGGGAACCGATTGACCGTACAAACAACTTTGAGCAGGCAGGCGAAACATACCGGCGCTTAAGTGAGTGGGAAAGAGAAGATTTAATATCCAACTTGGTCAATACATTAAAACCTTGCCGGAAAGATATTCAAGATGAGATGGTGGAATTATTTTACAAATGTGATGAAAATTATGGAAATCGTGTAGAAGAAGGGTTGAAGCAAAAGGATAAAATGGGCAGCAAAGGACCGATTGGAACGGAGGATTCAGCTGAAGCAGTAAGACAAGCCGAAGAAATCGCCCATCCTTCTGATCAATATTAA
- a CDS encoding SDR family oxidoreductase, translated as MKVLVVGANGQIGKHLVSFIQDSNSLKAKAMIRNQEQASFFEKLGAETVVVDLEEDIETIAKAAEGVDAIIFTAGSGPHTGKDKTILIDLDGAVKTIEAAKAAGVKRFIMISSFDTRREAIQAASSSFAPYVAAKHYADEWLKQTDLDYTIIHPGRLTNDKGTGQVEAASEVERGEVPREDVAEVIVASLENETTIGKEFQVVTGTKPIKDAIHSI; from the coding sequence TTGAAAGTTCTTGTTGTTGGAGCAAATGGCCAAATTGGAAAACATCTTGTTTCATTTATTCAGGATAGTAACAGTCTGAAAGCAAAAGCAATGATTCGTAACCAGGAGCAAGCCTCTTTTTTTGAAAAGCTGGGAGCGGAAACTGTAGTGGTAGATCTGGAAGAGGACATCGAAACCATTGCAAAAGCTGCTGAGGGAGTCGACGCCATTATATTCACAGCAGGTTCAGGGCCGCACACAGGGAAAGACAAAACCATTTTAATTGATTTGGATGGTGCTGTAAAAACCATTGAAGCAGCTAAAGCTGCTGGCGTGAAACGGTTTATCATGATTAGTTCGTTTGACACGAGACGTGAAGCCATCCAGGCTGCTTCTTCGTCCTTTGCACCGTACGTTGCAGCAAAGCATTATGCGGATGAGTGGTTGAAGCAGACGGACTTGGATTATACGATTATACATCCTGGCCGGCTGACAAATGATAAAGGAACCGGTCAAGTGGAGGCAGCGTCCGAAGTGGAGCGAGGTGAAGTTCCTAGAGAGGACGTGGCTGAAGTCATCGTGGCCAGTCTTGAAAATGAGACAACGATCGGAAAGGAATTTCAGGTAGTGACTGGAACGAAGCCTATTAAGGATGCAATACATTCAATTTAA
- a CDS encoding MerR family transcriptional regulator — protein sequence MRFYEKEELVTPKRDKNNIRQYTEENKLWEEFLLNIKETGMSLIDLKRYKELWELGDEGTVELIGIFIDHRVNVMKKLETYQKLRPAEYKD from the coding sequence CTGAGATTTTACGAAAAAGAAGAATTAGTGACACCAAAGCGGGATAAAAATAATATCCGGCAATATACAGAAGAAAATAAGCTGTGGGAAGAATTTTTATTGAACATAAAAGAAACGGGAATGTCTTTAATAGATTTGAAAAGGTATAAAGAGCTATGGGAATTAGGTGATGAAGGCACTGTTGAATTAATAGGCATTTTTATTGACCATAGGGTTAATGTAATGAAAAAACTGGAAACGTATCAAAAACTTAGACCTGCTGAATACAAAGATTGA
- a CDS encoding TetR/AcrR family transcriptional regulator codes for MARSEIQIERMLNYFIDATAKLINEEGIKNISIRKIAKEAGYTSSTIYNYFSEVSHLIFFAGMRFVESYIEDLPKYSARAKDPLEKYLLGWECFCDHSFRKPDLYHAIFIADLGEPPEELLKYYYSMYQFDTLHLPEELEGILAEQNLDERSREVLEKYAEKGVFKKEDVEKLSEITIFIWQGMITSLLNNRVTYTPEEASRKTMEYIRDITLNTANIIESK; via the coding sequence ATGGCAAGAAGTGAAATACAAATTGAACGAATGTTAAATTATTTTATTGATGCAACAGCCAAACTAATAAATGAAGAAGGAATCAAAAATATCAGTATAAGAAAAATTGCGAAGGAAGCAGGATACACAAGTTCTACTATCTATAATTATTTTTCGGAAGTTTCCCATCTCATATTTTTTGCAGGAATGCGCTTCGTAGAGAGCTACATTGAGGATTTACCTAAATATAGTGCAAGAGCAAAAGATCCATTAGAAAAATATTTATTAGGGTGGGAATGTTTTTGTGACCATTCATTTAGAAAACCTGACTTATATCATGCAATATTTATTGCTGATCTAGGAGAACCTCCGGAGGAACTCTTAAAATATTACTATTCCATGTATCAGTTTGATACTCTTCATCTTCCAGAAGAGTTAGAGGGGATTCTTGCTGAGCAAAATTTAGATGAAAGAAGTAGAGAAGTTCTAGAAAAATATGCAGAAAAAGGTGTATTTAAAAAAGAAGATGTTGAAAAACTTAGTGAAATTACAATCTTCATATGGCAAGGAATGATCACATCTCTACTTAACAATCGAGTAACTTATACACCTGAAGAAGCTTCAAGAAAGACGATGGAATATATACGAGATATAACCTTAAATACGGCAAATATAATAGAGAGTAAGTAA